TGGTGCAAAGAACTCGTGTCTGGCCCTGCCCTCTTACAGCGCCCCATGCTGGGCCACTTTTGGTTCGACATTCTTTGGGACGCGATGATCGCCTCGTTAGATCAGGGTGACCCTGTCGACCAATGCGGCATTTCTGTGGGAGACGTCAAGGGCATAGCCACAGgtagtatttttaatctattttcttttcatttctgGGCTGCCTAGCGCTGCCCCTCTCACCACATTTGACCCATTTTTCTCATCTGCTCTGACAATTCCCGTCCCGACTCATCCTCCAATCATAAGCTCTTCGGCGCCTGCCAGCGTCATCTATGGAGTCTTAAGggaattaaaaataatctattattcATCTCCATGAATGAATGTCAACCAGAGAGCGCGCGTCTCGCTTGTTGACCTCAGCCGGACCCAAATCTACGGGTTGCAGCCCGGAAGGACTGGGTCAGGTCTAGACGTGTCATCGAGAAAATTTCCAAGGGTTTTCGCTTGAACGGGTaacaaggggaagaaagaaaaaataacaaaaaaaaaaaagtagataCCGTGGGGGGGAGATCAAACTCTGAAAGAAGTGGTGGTCTGAGGATACGAGGAAGGCGTGGGAGGTCCAGGGCTCTTTCAAAGAACACCAAGAACCAGGAATACGAAGGGGCAAGTAAGAGAATCGAACGGATTCATAATGTCGGCGTCACAATCCTCGCCAACCGTCACCATTTGGGGGTGGATTCTTGATACGCCACAGCGAGCTATACTCTCTGTTTTTCTCGCGAGGTGGAATGGAATGTCTATGAACTAGAAGCGCCAAATGATGCAGCCAGTATGCATCCCTATCAATTGGGTTTCGATCGTGGCGGAGTCAATGGAGGCGCGCCTCGTCTGGCATTGCTGGATGTATATTCTTTTACTGACTCCATCTTTGTATAAATGCGGGGAGAGAAAGGGAGGGAACCCCTCTAAATGCAAGGAGCCCTAATAACCGATGATAACCCGTATAGGGCAATCTCAATTCCTCCCCCCAGGCTGTCATGATGAACTAGTAGTTTATAGATCCTTTGTTTCCCTCTAAGCGAACCCTGTCCAAGGCATCCTAATCCCTGTCGAAACACTGCAAGCTTGCATATGCCGTTCGCACTTGACCAACAGGCTATGTATGCATCGCTACCAATAAACGAGGTGTTCCTCCCCCTTGGGTTTTGCAGCTGCATGCAATATAAGGAACGCGCCTTACGTCTCATCTTTTCCCATTGAGTTGATAATCCACGCCTGTTTAGGCAATCGGTCGGCATGACTGATCCATAAGACATCCCTGATACGAAGAAGAGCCACGCCAACGATGGACTTGGAGTCTTGGACACGCCGGAAAATTCTCCGAGACCGAGAATGTGCTTGCGACGCTCGCTGAATATTTCCAGAAAGCGgctcatctcatctcatttcatctcttttgttttttctgttttttccctttcttttcgtgACGACCCACATTCTTGGCTGCTTTTAAGCCATGACCGAAGAATGGTCGATGGCAACAGATTGGCTTGGATCTAATATGCAGATCCTTCTAGTCAGAGAAGTGGCAACACGATCTAAGCGTCCAACTCTGGACGACATCATGAAAGTCGTCTGATGACACTAGCCATAGGACCTGTACCCTGTCtggctttttgtttcttttccttttttccttttttcctttttatttatttttatttttatttttatttttatttttctccaATAATCGAATTAAGTTTTGACAAGCACGCGCCAACTGGGATCGTCTGCTGTTCGCCCACTTTGTCGGGACCTGCCAACGGAACCCGAACCTCTCAAAACGCATGATTCTGCTTTTTAGATTTTCGGTGGGCAAGCCGAGCTGAAAGAACTTTATTGAACTCCATAATCTTACTACCAATGCCCCGTTGCCGTCCTGGACCGGCAATGAAACTTTTGCTGGGGCCGTCCACATAGTTTTATGCCCTCCAGAGCCGCTTACACGGTCCATTGGGATTAATTCTGCTGTGTCCTCGATCGACTGGGGATCTCCCGCGAAAGTTTAGGGGAAAGTAtccagtacggagtataagCTCCAGTCCCCCCCATTAAGGGACAGATGTGACGAACTCCCGTCTACAAACTCTACATTGGACAAGGCATTATTTATTCCTCGACTCATtcattgtatgtacaaagGCGCAATTCCTGGCGtgatttattatttcaaGTATTTATTTCCCTTTGTTGTGCTGTACAGAGTACGGGTCCTGCTTATGTGCTTCCTTTGATAACACTAGTGTGTCCCCGTACGAGTCGAGGGACTGAattccttctctctcatcatctctcctcttcttttttcggCACACACATCCACGGACACgctctccattttctttctttctcctttgccaTCGGGCAACATGCACTTTGCCTGGCGGGATTGCCGATATCTGGCCGCCGGTTCataaagaaattgaaagaagCGAGCGAAttaataagaaaagaaaaagtggggagataagaaacaaagagatcACATCCATCTCTACCAAATATGGTTTGTAAGACAATTAATATGAATTGGACATTATTCTTCGGATAGGGATCGCTCAAATCTTCCGCCGAGTCTTTGGGACAGAACAGACCATCCCCAACAATGATTAACTGACTATGGACTAATGTATGCTGATCCCTCCAGAGAAATGTGTAGGAAATCATCTTCTTTTGAAACCGAAATGCAGGGTAGGGTTGAGTCTTGCGCACAGTCCCCCTTTCTTCCAGACTGGTCTCCGCTATGCCGGGCACTATGGTTGTAATGAATTCCCGTCTACTCGTCACAGACCCTCATTAGCGGTGTCATCCCGCCGTCGGTCCTCTGGGAGGCTGACGAGGCCGATCCTCCATCGAATGCGGATGTAGCGAAGGAATTGGCTGGATGTTGATCCGGAATGGACTATCTAGGCAGAATGTCTTTGACTAGTATGCCTGCGCGCTAGTATAGGTACCGTTTGTGCGGATGACGCCTCCCAGGCGTTCAAGCGTGTAGGTCTGAACTCCTCTCAACTTCCACGATCATTTATTCGCCGCCAGACCTCGGACCGTATTTGCCCGTTTGGGACAGCCACGAATTGGCCCCAACCCCCTCCCTTCCTATCGCCATCCTTTCCAAAATCTCCCGAGACTGGGGATTGGACTATACGCGAAGTAGGGCGGCGTCATTTAACATCCAGCCAGAGTCCTCGGGAGGAGGTCTAGTTCCTTTAGTCTGCGTGTAGTGCGTCCAGTTCCAGCTGCCTGAATGGAGTCTAGTTCTTCCTCTAgaccctcttttcttttttctttctgatgcTCATTGGTCACAGTACACTCGATGCAATAATACACATGCGTAAGTATTCTTCCAAGAGATCTGAGCCCTTTGGGATGACCGTTGTTCAACAACTCTTGATACGTGAGAcctctattttttttttttttggtacTGTCTTATcagttttttctttgagagacatctctctctcccttgtCTTTCTCATTCCTCTATCAAACCTTACTAGAGTATAGATTCAGATTACTAGGATATTAGAATCAGCCATATCATTTTGACCGCCCCCACAACCTATTGGAGCTTCCGATTCACGTGAACTCGGTACGTCGCTGAAACAGAGATTGGGCGTTGATGTTTCATTCAATACACACGTTAGAGATATGACGACGGCTGATCAGTCCCCACGATTGGAATGGGTCAACCACTCCAGGGTGAGGCAATGGAGGAATGGCGTCGAATCCTCTATCCAGTCAACATCCATTCCAGTATTACCTATTAGTTAACATTAGTTAACATCGTCGTAGCCAAGGCCTGCCCGACAGGCGACGACCGGTGCACATCATCCTGTCCTCAAGTTCTCGTCAGGGGCGGAGCCGTGGTTGGATGGCTGGGATCCACCTGCAGCTAAACCCCTCAATCTATGTCCATGTTCACAGGCCAGGTGCtgtcctcttttttttccctccttttttttttttttctttctttcttttgtcaaTTCCCTCGCGCGTTTCGAggtgggaaagaaaggaggggaaTAAAGAGGTGGATGGAGAATAGACAAATACCGAAtagtgtactccgtattgtCTGTACATACCCAACCAACGACGAGGGGAAATGTCTGTGCGTCCTGCTGatatacagtacagtacaatacagtacagtacatacaagCGGACTGATCCCCTTCGGACttgagagggaaagagggaCCAGATGGAAGTCTATACAGATTAaccataataataataagattaagaATCAAGATAGGTTCTCTATAGTGTTCGATCTACTTTCCATCTATCTTCTTCTATCTGTAAGGTGAGTAAAGGTTAAATAAATGACCATAGAATGAAGAATCGACTTAATTAATTTAGGAAAGAGATCACAATTTCAACCAatatcaagagaaaaagaataattagaatcagaagaaattcaagaaTACAACAATCCAACTTCACAGTTGATTCCGACATATCTTTATTCTCttcaattttatttttgatgtTTCCCgccttttttattttatttttgttttatttcccctcctcctctctcCACGAAGTCCGCCCCCCCAAAAAACCAAGGCTCTCATTCTCTTTCGCAGGTTCGACACACAGCCCCCTCCTTCGCTGGTGTCTGGCTTTTCCCCAACCAAAATCCCCCCCCATCCTATGAAGTATCATGGGCACCCAGCTCCACCTTAATACGTGCCCCTGGGCATCCATGGCACCGGGGACTGACTATTACTTGACTAGCTATGGCTCTGTACCACAACTAGACTGCTGCTAGACCCTCCCTGGTACTACTAAGATAGTTGCCCGCTACTATTACCTGACTAGTTTGAAGTGTCTCTATACCATGACTGGTTACCTTATTGTTTAGTTAGTGCCGTTAGTTAAGGATCAACTGTTCTGTACGTCTAACCATCTACGACTGATTAGTCTGTTGTCTCTATCAATCCATCCGTTACATGCCAGACAGACCAGACATACCGAGAGGATTCTCTCCGAGAAGATAGACAACAACTGACTTACTGTATGCATCTACTTGCTTAACGCTATCCCCATATCTGCTAGATCACATCCCCATCTTCATCGACCATTATAACCCACTTCgtttcccccctcccttcgCACGGCAACTCTCGCACAtacctcctcatcttctcccatcTATGAGTTTATTCCCGACTTAGGGCCAAATGCGACAAGCCatccctctttttttctcaaACGctttttagtatttttcGTAATTTGAATTAAAAAAGCCCGTTCTATATAATTTGGGTTGACggttttctttatttaatctGTGCCCGGACGCAGTTCAACAGCAACTCGATCTCCGGTCAATTTCCACAGACACCCCCTCTTTTGATTTTCGttcccctccttttctccttaaGAGAACTACCCTGACCGATGCAGGCCGGTATTCCCTGGACGGGTAGCCTTTGCTGATTGAGTCATTCCTTACTGTCTCGTGAACCTCCGATTTTCAACCGGGGGAcaagggggaaaagaaacaaaaaaaaatattaggagagggaagaaaaatataatcatacaacaaaaagaaagagaagagttGCGATACCCAAAGGAACGAGACCTGAGaacgaagccgaagaagataccAATACCTAATAGTGGACGTCACTACTGCTGCTCGAACTAAGGTTGAGAAGCAGTTACCAGCAAACCAAAACCGAAACAGTTGAAACGGGGTACCTGCTTCTGCCATCCCCCACGCCTTTTTTGGATTCTTCAGAGTAAGTCAAGTCTATCTCACTCCCCTGTTGGTTTCTCGTTTAATTTATTCGTCTGGTTATTTTTATGATGTTTCTTATTTGATCGTTGGAAGTATGGGGTCGCTGTACTCTAAATCttcctgtttttctttcttttttttgaTATGCTCCTTTAAACCTGATTTCCCACGTGAAAACCTGCAGTGTTCGTTTTATTTTGCATGATGACTGTTTTattgtattattttttatttctaaatcgccattccttccaaggagaataaataatattctcCATGAGATGATGATCCGATGACTTGGTCGTTGAGTTTTCcatcattttattttttttatttcttatttttattttatttttctgtttcgGTGGTATGTCTCTCCAGTTCGTTATGAAAGTTGTGACGTGCCCCAgttctttataaaaaaaaaaagaaaaaagaaaaagaaaaagaaaatccatcCGAAAGGTTGCCTCCAGACTTTGGAGCTTTCCCTTGGGAGTGATGGATCCGCGATGGCCTCATGGAGGAAGATCCACCAGCGACCAGTTGCGGATTTGCCAGCTCCTTGGGATCGCTAGTTGCACCCCACCCCACCCATCCTCATTTTCTGCCTCTGGGCCCTCTCTGCCTCCTGCTCGGGCCTGCGCTTTTTGGGTCGCCCCGCCCGCACACGCCGGTCACTCTTCACGGTCTGGGTTGTCTTGTCACCGTGTCTGtgtctcttcctcctccctgCAAACCCGCACTATGCCCGGCTGTGGTCTAGTTTGGCTTGCTTTCTGCCCATTCATCGGCATCCAGTCTgctctctttttctgatttGATTTCAtgaatattctattttttttttttatgaatattctattttcctttttttgtgTTTTGTTATTTCTCTCAATCTCATTTGATTTATgattattcttattatttttctttgggcCAACTTGCTCTTcgatcatcatcgtcatcatcatcaggaAGGGGTTaggggattttttttttaataatcttctcttttttttttatttttatttttttatattttcgATTTTTtgaaaaatcaaaaaatcCAGAATGGAAAAAAATAGGGAAGAGCTCTTACAATACCTTACCCTGGACGAACCCTGCAGTCTGTTATGTGAATCTTGATCATTTAAATTCctcttattttatttctttgccttttggaTTTAgtctataatttttaaacCTTTGCCCCATCCTGcccaatatcttcatcttgttttggtccctttttattttttgatttgtTTTTTACCTCCCAAGGATGTTTCAAGTTGTTCTCTGATATTTCCACAACTCTTGTTATTGTTTCGTTTTCGATTCTCAATTTCGTCTGGCGCACCGGTGGCTGTTCTGAACCCCCAAAAGTGGATAAATCGGCTTACACTCCCTCCTCCGGACCCAGGCACCCCAGACTGCGCAGTCACTGTCTTCACAGAGTGTAAGCCGAATTgatccttctctctcttttgcttcttataatttgatttctttcGCTCCTTGTTGTGAGTTTTGACGAACGAAAATCGGGGTTGATCTGACCCATCTTGCAGGCCTAACTCTTGGAATTCCCGCAGCGCTTTCTCTGGTTCGGGGACGAGTCTAGTCATAAGTCAACACTTTACGATCCCGATCGCTATCCGTGGAACCAGAGCTCCGGTCGACCCAGTAATTGCTTAGGGTGATTGAATCTCTCCGGATCcaacctttctttcctgacGAAAGACCtgggcaaagaaaaggacgggCCCGTGCTTGCTGTCGATCCGGGTCGCCCACGTCTGGGTGATCCTTCAACTCGTTGAGAGGAGGGGATTTTAAACTTGCGCCATCATCCCTTTTCTACGGTTCACCGTCCGCTTTGACTCCCCATCAACCTGTCATTCCCTCCTAAACTTCGCCCCGGGAAGGTCGACTGGACATTTGCCTCCCCCTCCCGAATTTTCCCATTCTCCAAGCTCCAGTTTTTCTCCAGTGTGATTACAGCGCAGGAGTGCGAGAGCTTATCATCGATTTATTTAACCGTACATTTCTGGCAGTCGCGATTCAGAGAAATCGCGGGTCTTGTGTATGCTATCCTCCTTTCTGCGGGTTGGGAGTGACTACTTTGTTGAATAACCATTTAGCCCGCGAAACCTTGATCAGCGGTGGCCTTAACTTTGATCGATTTTACCTCTCTGGCCCCCTTTGAACTAGGTTCGAACCTACAACTACCATAAACAATGGTCAACGGCACCACCACGGTGTTGGAGCCTACCTTCACGGGGTACGTTGCGACAACGCAAGATGCATTAATCCTGTTCGAGGCATGTTTGACCGGTGTCCTGCATCATGTGCCCCGCCGACCTCACGATCGTGAGCGTGGACATTTGGTCCGGAGCGGAAGCGTGTTTATCTACGAGGAAAACTCATCGGGAATCAAGCGATGGACAGACGGCGTCACTTGGAGTCCGAGTCGCATTCTGGGCAACTTCTTGGTTTATCGAGAGCTCGAAAAGCCATTCCCCCCGGGCGAGAAGAAGCGAGCGATGAAGAAGGCCAACCGACGGCCGGTACCTCCAAGCAGACCCGGGGAGCCCTATCCACGCCATGACAGCAACGGTAGCCAAGGCTATTCTCCTTCGTCAACCGGGACGTTCGGAGAGAGATCGCACCAGTCTGATGTGGAAAGAGCGCTAGTCGGTTCCTTGGTGGATTCATACGGCTTCAAGGACTCGGGTTTGGtcaagaagacgatgagtgTGACTGTTTCCGGTGTGACGCACCATCTGGTGTCATACTATAGCGTGGAGGATGTGATGAGGGGTATCTTAAACCCGCCGTCGATGGTTGAATCACTGAGATTTATCAGGCCCCGGGCAGAACTGACCCAGAAGCAAAGCTTCCGGGCTCCCATTGATGATCTAGAGACTGGCGGCATGGAGAATCTAAATGACCCGTCTCATGCGTTGTACGGATATCGTCCTCCGCAGTTGGTGGCTCCCTCAGGGTATGGCATGCCGAATCCTCATCCCGAATTCTATATGCACGCGAACCCTTATGCGGCAACCCATCCGCCACAGTCGGCGCCGATGACGGCGTATTCAATGGCCGGATCAATCCCTGCACAGCCGGCTCCCAATCCTTATCTTCCTGCTCCATCAGCTCCGACCCAGATCCCACAGAAACCCGACGACTATCCGCAGTTCCGAGCTCCAGCACAGTATGGAACGAGCTTCGATGCGCTTAACCATAATCCTCTTTCGTCGTCCATTTCATCTGCCATGGGCGCGGCTATGCCGAGCTCCTTGAGTGACCGTAATCGGTCCCACTCGGATCACAGCCCCTCAGCTTATCGGAACTCTTCGATTTCCTCGCGAAGTGTTGCAACCGATGCAACCTCACCGATGGACCCTGCCACTCCAGCTACATATTCACGGGGTAACAGTTTCAGCCTAGCGGGGCAATTGGATGGGGCGTCGCACCATTCTGTGGAACAGCGCGGCATGGCGGCCTTTGACCCTAGTATCCCTCGTCGGGAGTCGAATCCAATTCCTACCCCTTATTACACCGGAGGCGACAGACATCCGTACTATGTGGGCGCCACCGCTCCAGCGGCTCATGCTAACTACCCTGTCTCCACTTGGACGACGGCTGCTCCAGCTCAACCGCAGGTATAATCATTGTTGATCCAGCCCCTCTacttggtttttttttttttttcttcttttccctctttttattcttaacACCTAATTTTTCTCACGTTATacgctttttctctttccggCGGAAGGGCGGCAATTTGGGAATAGACTCTGCATATATGCTACGGATGATTACCCGGATGATTACTGCTCTTAGAGGAGATACCGGTGgttccttttgtttcttcgaaCGTTATATTCGTGTTATTCCCCCTACGATGATGTGATGCACTGCAAAATTCCCTCTCTTTAGTTCTAGCCTTCGTTCGTACTATTTCTGCCGTTTGGGTGGTGTCTTTTCGTTATTATTATCCTTTCTGGAAGCAATTTTCTCTGCGTGTCGCTCTAATGTGATTATGATCAATGGGTCGGTTTGGGTGGCACGGTTTGGGGCGGTTATCTGTGGTATTTGTTTGttcgttttcttcctttctttatGTTTGTTATTTGTCATGATCATATCCTTACTGTGTTCTGTGGGAGGATGCCGTGAATTCTGGTGTATATGGAAGCGCGAGCCGCAGGTTTACCAGTCGGTTCGATGCAACGCTGGCTTGCAGAACCGCCTCGCTATTTATCTCTACTCCCTTCTGCGAGTGTTTCATGCGATGTTCAGCGAGGAGCTGGTGATATTATTACCCTGTGTCTTTTCTCGGGCCCTTTCTGCGATGGTGCCCGGGCCGTTGTCGACTGCAAGATGATCTCGGGTACTGAAGCAGCGTTGTGCAGGAGATGTATATGAGAAACGTTTACTTCTCTTGTATCATTTGTGATGGATGGTTTTCGCGGGTATCTTATCATTTGGGAGGGACGACTCTTTTTGCATCTCTCACGTTcatgtttttcttttgtttcaatTCACGATATGCACATGTGGGTGGTTTTCTGTTCGACTCGATCGATATCCGGCTCCTCGTATTCGGGAAAAGTAGGGTCAATTCAAGTATAATTATCTgtatttctttgctttcctttctccataACTTGATACCAtctccttttttctcccGTCGGTCTGTCTTTTCTGTTAGGGTTACCCTGGTGAATGTCAACCATGACCCGTTTACATCTACGCAAACAACAATGCTATACACGACCTCAACCCTGAAATCAAGGACAGTGGATAACAGAACAAGACAGCAGAGAAAAATTGAAGATGTCACCGTAACAAATCCACGCAACCGACGAACCAAGGTTCCATACCCCAATCCACCTCACCCGACAGAATCTCTCACCAGCCACAGTATCATACACATCCCTACATATCAAAGTttaaaagaaacaagagaaataagaaaaacaaaacaaaccCTCGGCAGAACAGAGGATACAAAAGTTAACTTAAATCCAAATGCGTTAAGTAAGGTCAGGGtctcccctctctcttcccctccgcCCATTTTCAATTTTGAGTTAATATACCTATAACTTATTACTTTCGGGATGCAGATCATGACCGAATGTGGGCCTTTCCATTTATCCCGAAGGCTCCACTCGGCTCCTGTCCAATGACGTGCGTTCACATGGCAATTAAGTACCGTTTCTGGGGTGCCGATCACGGGGCCCAGGGTTATTGGCTGGGGTGGGTTTTAGTCTGTGTCAtggatttttttcttttttacctttttttttggtgtgTTTTCTTATGTAGGGGTCTTATTGACTGGGGGGTTGGTTTTGTGGGgttgattttttttatttcttttcttttttattattttcttgctttttgatCATTTactggttttttttttattttctcttttggttTTAGGGGTTTAGATTAGGTTGCTTGGTGGTTGGTTGTTTATGTattcatgtatgtatgtatgtatgtgatttttatatacttgCATAGTGGGGAGGGGGCTTGATTTGGGGTCTTTCTCGTTCGCATGGATTTGAGTTTCTACTGGGGTTAGGAGCTTGGTCTCACGTCGCTTTTATGCTGGGGGGTCATTGCGTATCATTGCTGGAGTctattgtacatacattcatCAAACACAAAGCATAGAATATACTTTCTGGATGctgggagggaaggaagggggTGTAAAAGTCAATTGTATTTGGTGCCTCGACTACGCTTCATGATTTGATTATCCGACACGCTTTGCGTGATCTGCACTTTCTTAGACTGCGTCGATGATCGTTTATCCCGGATAGTCGCGGGAGATTGGGGAGGCGCTTGACCCTGCGTCTTATCTCGTTCTTTCGCAATGTTGCTGTTCGACCGCAGGGCGGAGATATGCGACGCGAGCTGGCTGCTGTGCCCGTGGCTGTTGTCGAGTAGGATCCGCACGGAGAGAGACCCCGGATCGAGGATTGGTAGCATATTGCTGACTCCGTTCCGATTCCCGGGCACTTTGCCTGTAGTCCCAATGGGTGTTGATCCTATGTATGGCGCTCGGGGGATCCCTCGAACGGGTTCGACCATGGCGAAATCTCGGGTGACTTCACGTCGGATTTCGTTATCGTCTTGGGCGATTCCGCCTTCCAGGGGTATCTATGCTTCTATGTGAGCTTTTATGGACTTTGGGAGATATCCTTGACCGACTTGTTCCAGTCAAGGGCGGACTAGACTCACCCCGGTGGTGACTTTTCTCCCTGGCATGTGTACATAATCATCGAACGAGCTCTCCAAGGTAGCAAAATTGAATCCTTTATTGGGCGTGAGGGGCTCAAAGCGCTGCCCAACTTCGACTCGAAAGTCCACCGACCGTCGGGGAATCGGTTTATACGCCGGGAGATCCAGCCACCATGTCGGGTAGTTGAAGTAGCTGCACTGCAGGACCGGCTCGATATCCAGCACCAGTTGGATTCTGCTGTCGGCGCGCGGTTTCTGGATTAACATGGCGAACGTGAACTCCCGTGGCAGACCAGAGCGTTGCAGGTTGTTTTCCTCCAGTGACCAGACAATCTCCCCTGCCTCGACGTCGAACTTCCGCCCGCGTGAGCTCTTCAATGACCGGACTGAGCCCTggattctcatcatctcGTACCGTCGGTACCGTCCATTCATGCCGCCGGAGGGCGAGATGCTGGCTAAGAGGGGTAGCTCAGCTACCCCGAGCGATCCAGAGAGACTGTA
This DNA window, taken from Aspergillus flavus chromosome 5, complete sequence, encodes the following:
- a CDS encoding gluconate transport-inducing protein (camp independent regulatory protein) yields the protein MVNGTTTVLEPTFTGYVATTQDALILFEACLTGVLHHVPRRPHDRERGHLVRSGSVFIYEENSSGIKRWTDGVTWSPSRILGNFLVYRELEKPFPPGEKKRAMKKANRRPVPPSRPGEPYPRHDSNGSQGYSPSSTGTFGERSHQSDVERALVGSLVDSYGFKDSGLVKKTMSVTVSGVTHHLVSYYSVEDVMRGILNPPSMVESLRFIRPRAELTQKQSFRAPIDDLETGGMENLNDPSHALYGYRPPQLVAPSGYGMPNPHPEFYMHANPYAATHPPQSAPMTAYSMAGSIPAQPAPNPYLPAPSAPTQIPQKPDDYPQFRAPAQYGTSFDALNHNPLSSSISSAMGAAMPSSLSDRNRSHSDHSPSAYRNSSISSRSVATDATSPMDPATPATYSRGNSFSLAGQLDGASHHSVEQRGMAAFDPSIPRRESNPIPTPYYTGGDRHPYYVGATAPAAHANYPVSTWTTAAPAQPQV